In Acinetobacter sp. C32I, one genomic interval encodes:
- a CDS encoding gamma-glutamylcyclotransferase family protein, with amino-acid sequence MNQLFVYGTLCPNRENAHILGGIGGDWQQASVHGTIHILDWGPDRGLPAMVLNEADPLVEGYLFSTDKLEQNWQMLDEFEGIQYQRVKVQVQLSDGGTTLAWTYVMKPQA; translated from the coding sequence ATGAACCAATTATTTGTATATGGCACACTCTGCCCAAATCGAGAAAATGCCCATATTTTGGGTGGAATCGGGGGGGACTGGCAGCAGGCTTCGGTGCATGGCACCATTCATATTTTGGATTGGGGCCCAGATCGCGGTTTGCCTGCAATGGTGCTAAATGAAGCAGATCCTTTGGTTGAGGGCTATCTATTTAGTACGGATAAGTTAGAACAGAATTGGCAAATGTTGGATGAATTTGAAGGGATACAATATCAACGTGTAAAGGTTCAGGTTCAGTTGTCTGATGGCGGCACAACATTGGCATGGACTTATGTGATGAAGCCTCAGGCTTAA
- a CDS encoding zinc ribbon domain-containing protein YjdM, with amino-acid sequence MSFPNCPQCQSEYTYQDGDLLICPECSHEWKEGEVAASELQDIIKDANGNVLADGDSVTVVKDLKIKGSSSVVKVGTKVKSIRLVPDASDGHNIDCKIDGVGAMKLKSEFVKKV; translated from the coding sequence ATGTCTTTTCCAAATTGCCCACAATGCCAATCAGAATATACTTACCAAGATGGCGATTTATTGATTTGTCCTGAATGTTCACATGAATGGAAGGAAGGGGAAGTCGCGGCTTCAGAATTACAGGACATTATTAAAGATGCCAATGGAAATGTGTTGGCCGATGGTGATAGCGTAACGGTTGTGAAAGACTTAAAAATTAAAGGTTCATCTTCTGTGGTGAAGGTTGGAACAAAAGTTAAAAGCATCCGTTTAGTTCCAGATGCGAGCGATGGTCATAACATTGATTGTAAAATTGATGGTGTTGGTGCAATGAAACTGAAGTCTGAGTTTGTGAAAAAAGTTTAA
- a CDS encoding DsbC family protein has translation MIKTWLSALSLSLLSLQSLHADSKTLERNFKHNYPDIPVKSVSSSPLPGIYEVYAAGKIIYTDETAKYLFFGNLLDVKNKKNLTEERLAEFGKIDVKQLPLDQAIKYVKGKGERILYVFSDPDCPYCQKLEQNMTSIDNVTVYLFLFPLKSLHPKAEAVANQIWCSKNQYEAWEDYMLHRKAPKNAAQCETPIQKNLALGQKLQIDGTPTLFLQNGMRLSGSPQNAEQIEQLLQEASSNK, from the coding sequence ATGATCAAAACATGGTTATCTGCACTCAGTTTGAGTCTGCTCAGCCTACAAAGCCTACATGCCGATAGCAAAACACTAGAACGAAACTTCAAGCATAACTATCCAGATATTCCAGTCAAATCAGTTAGCTCCTCTCCTTTACCTGGTATTTATGAAGTCTATGCCGCAGGTAAAATCATCTATACGGATGAAACCGCCAAGTACCTCTTTTTTGGCAACCTCCTCGACGTCAAAAACAAGAAAAATCTGACTGAAGAGCGTTTAGCGGAATTTGGAAAAATTGATGTTAAACAGCTGCCGCTCGATCAGGCCATCAAATATGTAAAAGGCAAAGGCGAGCGTATTCTTTATGTTTTTAGCGACCCTGATTGTCCCTACTGCCAAAAACTTGAACAGAATATGACCTCTATCGATAATGTCACTGTGTATCTGTTTTTGTTCCCGCTAAAAAGTTTACATCCCAAAGCAGAAGCTGTTGCCAATCAAATTTGGTGTTCAAAAAATCAGTACGAAGCTTGGGAGGATTATATGCTGCATCGTAAAGCACCTAAAAATGCAGCACAATGTGAAACCCCGATACAAAAGAATCTTGCCCTAGGCCAAAAACTACAAATTGATGGCACTCCGACACTATTCTTGCAAAATGGGATGCGCCTCTCTGGCAGCCCACAAAATGCGGAACAGATTGAGCAGCTTTTACAGGAAGCCAGCAGTAACAAATAA
- a CDS encoding tetratricopeptide repeat protein — protein sequence MKKLLIASLMMIVSHTAFAADTKATTVKTDPLFTKATQLYEAKDYPAAFQEMQRLANTGNKQAIFNLGYMTQAGQGTAKDEKKALQYYQDASNKGYGPASFALAQAYHKGTLGLAKNPQKYKEYLEKASIQGSDEATVEFADILFRQGKPEYDQLAIQKLLPLLRKDYYPAKNLKAVYDLGIGVKNKNPFMQQQAVESLKDLSKKGYAPSLMILGNMLANGNIIDQDLEQAKNIFSRLAAANYPNAKESLAKVEEAIAAKKAAPKK from the coding sequence ATGAAAAAATTGCTCATCGCGAGTTTAATGATGATTGTAAGCCATACAGCATTCGCAGCAGACACTAAAGCGACAACCGTCAAGACCGATCCGTTATTTACTAAAGCGACCCAACTTTACGAAGCCAAAGACTATCCCGCAGCCTTTCAGGAAATGCAGCGTTTGGCCAATACTGGAAATAAGCAAGCGATCTTCAATTTAGGTTATATGACTCAAGCTGGGCAAGGCACAGCGAAAGATGAAAAGAAAGCATTGCAGTATTATCAAGATGCATCGAACAAAGGTTATGGCCCTGCAAGCTTTGCACTCGCTCAGGCCTACCATAAAGGCACACTTGGGCTAGCTAAGAATCCACAAAAATATAAAGAATATTTAGAGAAAGCATCAATTCAAGGCTCGGATGAAGCGACTGTTGAGTTTGCGGATATTCTTTTTAGACAAGGTAAGCCTGAATATGACCAACTTGCCATTCAGAAGTTATTACCGTTATTAAGAAAAGATTATTATCCTGCTAAGAACTTAAAAGCAGTATATGATCTTGGCATTGGCGTAAAGAATAAAAATCCATTCATGCAGCAACAAGCGGTTGAAAGCTTAAAAGACCTGTCCAAGAAAGGTTATGCACCATCCCTGATGATTTTAGGCAATATGCTCGCCAATGGTAATATTATCGATCAGGACTTAGAGCAGGCAAAAAATATATTCTCTCGTTTAGCTGCAGCAAACTATCCCAATGCGAAAGAGTCTTTAGCCAAAGTTGAAGAAGCAATTGCTGCGAAAAAAGCAGCACCCAAAAAGTAA
- a CDS encoding TonB-dependent receptor codes for MPSPKINLLYGCVAMCMGLSNSLVWAAAPNAESAVQLSTIKVEATRTDTTYMETPASIFRVDMPQNDQSAQVNLTEVVKGIPSVQLRNRENYAQDLQLSMRGFGARSTFGVRGIRLYTDGIPATMPDGQGQTSNIDLSSLSHLEVLTGPFSSLYGNSSGGAILATTREGQGKDSIEMSYAGGSHNKNRAGLVLQGGAKNQNEPSYIISSSYFDTDGYRDHSSAEKVLNNAKLTWNLDDGSKINWVTNYVKIHADDPQGLNRAQWQQNPRQVNDTNNLYNVRKDIEQTQTGVTWSKPINDQHELYAMAYLGNRQVTQYQSIPQSAQKNPNHAGGVIDFERNYYGADFRWTGKELLPNTTFSVGVAVDSMNEDRKGYENFNLLNGQPSYGVKGTLRRNEDNTLWNVDPYLQASWQFLPTWRLDTGVRYSNVHYKSKDHYLSNGNDSDKTDYNKVLPSAALSWQIAPELLAYASYAKGFETPTFTEMAYQADPKKSGFNFDLKPSTSDNYEVGLKSQNPFGDFTLAVFQSKTKNDIVSAGTSDGRSTFRNADKTLRQGAEFAWNKKLWKDLEMNASYGYLDAKFDAEIPAVGTVKAVGKGNAIPGIAKNQAFLGLAWKPEQGFYAGADAQYMDKVYVDDVNSDTAPSYAVASIYTGYAWKYVDWGINGFARIDNLFDKNYAGSVIVNDSNGRFFEPADGRNWSAGIKVSKQF; via the coding sequence ATGCCTTCACCGAAAATTAACCTTTTATACGGTTGTGTTGCAATGTGTATGGGGTTAAGCAACTCCCTTGTTTGGGCTGCTGCGCCTAATGCAGAATCGGCAGTACAGCTTTCAACGATTAAAGTTGAAGCAACACGTACCGATACCACGTATATGGAAACCCCAGCATCGATCTTTAGAGTAGATATGCCTCAGAATGATCAATCTGCGCAGGTGAACTTAACCGAAGTGGTGAAAGGTATTCCAAGTGTGCAATTACGCAATCGTGAAAATTATGCTCAAGATTTGCAGCTTTCGATGCGAGGTTTTGGTGCGCGTTCTACCTTTGGTGTGCGTGGGATCCGCTTATATACCGATGGTATTCCAGCCACGATGCCCGATGGTCAGGGGCAGACTTCAAATATAGACTTAAGTAGTCTCAGTCATCTTGAGGTGTTAACTGGCCCATTCTCATCACTTTATGGTAACTCATCCGGTGGAGCAATTTTGGCGACGACTCGAGAGGGGCAGGGTAAAGACTCGATTGAGATGAGTTATGCGGGTGGCAGCCATAACAAGAATCGTGCAGGTCTGGTACTACAGGGTGGTGCGAAAAATCAAAATGAACCGAGCTATATCATCAGTTCCTCATATTTTGATACCGATGGCTATCGTGACCATAGCAGTGCAGAAAAAGTCTTAAATAATGCGAAACTGACGTGGAACTTGGATGACGGCAGTAAAATTAATTGGGTCACTAACTATGTCAAGATTCATGCAGATGATCCGCAAGGATTAAATAGAGCCCAATGGCAGCAAAATCCGCGTCAAGTTAACGATACGAATAATCTCTATAATGTGCGTAAAGATATTGAACAAACGCAAACGGGTGTGACTTGGTCGAAACCAATTAATGATCAGCATGAACTATATGCAATGGCCTATCTTGGCAATCGACAAGTAACACAATATCAATCAATTCCTCAATCCGCGCAAAAAAATCCTAACCATGCAGGTGGTGTGATTGATTTTGAGCGTAATTATTATGGTGCTGATTTCCGCTGGACAGGCAAAGAGCTGTTGCCGAATACCACTTTTAGTGTAGGGGTTGCGGTTGATAGCATGAATGAAGACCGTAAAGGTTATGAAAACTTTAATCTACTAAATGGTCAGCCATCTTATGGTGTAAAAGGTACATTACGTCGTAATGAAGACAATACCTTGTGGAACGTTGATCCCTATTTACAAGCATCATGGCAATTTTTACCGACTTGGCGCTTAGATACGGGTGTACGCTATAGTAATGTGCATTACAAATCCAAGGATCACTATTTAAGTAACGGTAATGATAGTGATAAAACGGATTACAATAAGGTCCTGCCATCAGCTGCCTTAAGTTGGCAAATTGCACCTGAGTTATTAGCCTATGCCAGCTACGCAAAAGGTTTTGAAACACCGACCTTCACAGAAATGGCTTATCAAGCTGATCCTAAAAAGTCTGGGTTTAACTTCGATCTCAAACCATCGACAAGTGATAACTATGAAGTGGGGTTGAAATCGCAAAACCCGTTTGGTGATTTCACTTTGGCTGTTTTCCAGAGCAAGACTAAGAATGATATTGTTTCGGCAGGTACTTCTGATGGTCGTTCAACCTTTAGAAATGCGGATAAAACCTTGCGCCAAGGTGCTGAATTTGCATGGAATAAAAAGCTTTGGAAAGACTTAGAAATGAATGCCAGTTATGGTTATTTGGATGCCAAATTTGATGCCGAAATTCCGGCTGTAGGTACGGTCAAGGCTGTTGGAAAGGGCAATGCAATTCCGGGGATTGCCAAGAACCAAGCTTTTCTTGGCTTGGCGTGGAAGCCTGAGCAGGGCTTCTATGCGGGTGCAGATGCGCAGTATATGGACAAGGTCTATGTGGATGATGTGAATAGTGATACAGCGCCAAGCTATGCTGTTGCTTCAATTTATACAGGATATGCATGGAAATATGTAGATTGGGGTATTAATGGCTTTGCGCGTATTGATAATTTATTCGATAAGAACTATGCGGGCTCTGTAATTGTGAATGATAGCAATGGTCGCTTCTTTGAACCTGCAGATGGGCGCAATTGGAGTGCTGGAATTAAAGTGAGTAAACAGTTCTAA
- a CDS encoding protein tyrosine phosphatase — protein sequence MKLISTLGFNILNTLFICSRNQWRSPTAERIFAQGYGLHTRSAGTSRHAKHTLSLKDIAWAEQIFVMESRHKQQIKEQFSKQLTHKKVFVLDIPDDYHYMDPELIELLQLAMQPYLK from the coding sequence GTGAAGCTCATTTCAACTCTTGGATTTAACATACTGAACACTCTTTTCATTTGCAGTCGTAATCAATGGCGTAGCCCAACAGCTGAACGTATTTTCGCTCAAGGCTATGGCCTACATACCCGTTCTGCAGGGACCAGCCGTCACGCCAAACATACTCTCTCATTAAAGGATATTGCTTGGGCGGAACAAATCTTTGTGATGGAATCTCGACACAAACAACAGATCAAAGAACAGTTTTCAAAACAACTCACGCATAAGAAAGTCTTTGTGCTCGATATTCCCGATGACTACCACTATATGGACCCTGAGCTGATTGAATTGCTTCAATTGGCGATGCAGCCTTATTTAAAATAA
- the mutM gene encoding bifunctional DNA-formamidopyrimidine glycosylase/DNA-(apurinic or apyrimidinic site) lyase, which translates to MPELPEVETTKTSLLPLLEQRVQAVKVLNASLRWPIPNDLDKLVGQRLTQLKRRSKYILAEFEQDQMLWHLGMSGSFRLCQPSDELRKHDHLIIDFEDQQLRYHDPRRFGCILWLDQANQTKLIDTLGPEPLSEDFNATYLREKLSKKNVGIKIALMDNHVVVGVGNIYATESLFNIGVHPAQPASTLSKAQVEKLVIEVKRILKQAIDLGGSTLRDYSNAMGENGYFQQTLLAYGRAGEMCVNCETTLENMKLGQRASVFCPQCQPLKLKKA; encoded by the coding sequence ATGCCCGAACTTCCTGAAGTTGAAACTACCAAAACCAGCCTACTCCCCTTGTTAGAGCAACGTGTGCAAGCAGTCAAAGTCTTGAATGCAAGCTTACGTTGGCCGATTCCCAATGATCTTGATAAATTAGTTGGGCAACGCTTAACCCAGCTTAAACGTCGTTCTAAATATATCTTGGCAGAATTTGAACAAGATCAAATGCTTTGGCATTTGGGAATGTCTGGTAGCTTTCGTCTTTGTCAACCCAGTGATGAATTGAGAAAACATGATCACCTCATAATTGACTTTGAAGATCAGCAACTTCGTTACCACGACCCACGACGCTTCGGCTGCATCCTATGGTTAGACCAAGCTAATCAAACCAAATTGATTGATACACTCGGTCCAGAACCACTGAGTGAAGACTTTAACGCAACTTATTTGCGCGAAAAACTCAGTAAAAAAAATGTCGGCATTAAAATTGCTTTGATGGATAATCATGTGGTGGTTGGTGTCGGCAATATTTACGCGACTGAAAGTTTATTCAATATCGGGGTTCATCCTGCACAACCTGCTTCGACACTGAGCAAAGCACAAGTGGAAAAGTTGGTCATTGAGGTTAAACGCATCTTAAAACAAGCGATTGATTTAGGGGGTTCAACCTTACGTGACTATAGCAATGCAATGGGCGAAAATGGTTATTTCCAACAAACCCTTTTAGCATATGGTCGTGCGGGTGAGATGTGCGTGAATTGTGAAACTACATTGGAAAATATGAAATTAGGTCAGCGTGCCAGTGTATTCTGCCCGCAATGCCAGCCATTGAAGTTAAAAAAAGCGTAA
- a CDS encoding DUF2004 domain-containing protein: MMMTSGDAMSEQAMLAHREQLARRAMLDALENQQAEDSVELFIQHHLEEVESVYWQKHFGTATPTPLQVLAFLVLDHQWKDEGLEPHDMLDFTLPDGITNYVICVSFDSKGQVIDIAMES; the protein is encoded by the coding sequence ATGATGATGACATCGGGGGATGCTATGTCAGAACAAGCGATGCTTGCACACCGTGAACAGCTTGCACGCCGTGCAATGCTGGACGCTTTAGAAAACCAACAGGCCGAAGACAGTGTAGAGTTATTTATTCAACATCACCTTGAAGAGGTTGAATCTGTATATTGGCAAAAACACTTTGGGACAGCGACCCCAACTCCGTTGCAGGTATTAGCATTTTTGGTGCTTGATCATCAATGGAAGGATGAGGGTTTAGAGCCGCATGACATGCTTGATTTTACTTTGCCCGATGGAATTACTAATTATGTGATTTGTGTCAGCTTTGATTCCAAAGGGCAGGTGATTGATATCGCAATGGAAAGTTAA
- the typA gene encoding translational GTPase TypA: MSDIKTLRNIAIIAHVDHGKTTLVDKLLQQSGALGDRAGEIERVMDSNALESERGITILAKNTAIKWLDARTNTEYRINIVDTPGHADFGGEVERVMSMVDCVLLLVDSQEGPMPQTRFVTQKAFARGLKPIVIINKVDKPSARPDWVIDQVFDLFDNLGGTDEQLDFPIVYASGLRGVAGPSPEELAEDMTPLFQTIVDIVEPPAVDVDGPFQMQISSLDYNSFVGVIGVGRIQRGSVKLNTPVTVIDKEGKTRNGRILKIMGYHGLERVDVESASAGDIVCITGIDALNISDTICDPKNVEALPALSVDEPTVSMTFQVNNSPFAGKEGKFVTSRNIRERLDRELIHNVALRVEDTDSPDRFKVSGRGELHLSVLIENMRREGFEMGVSRPQVIIKEIDGERQEPYENVTFDVEEQHQGSVMEQMGHRKGEMTNMEVDGKGRIRIEATVPSRGLIGFRSEFLTMTSGTGIMTSSFSHYGPVKQGSVAKRQNGVLISMVQGTCLGYALFTLQDRGRLFAKPQLEVYEGMIVGINSRSDDMVVNPTKAKQLTNVRASGTDDALTLTPAIEYTLEQALEFIEDDELVEVTPKSIRIRKRYLTENERKRNRDK, from the coding sequence ATGTCAGATATTAAAACTCTCCGTAACATTGCCATTATTGCGCACGTCGATCATGGTAAGACGACTCTAGTCGACAAACTTTTACAACAATCAGGTGCTCTTGGTGATCGCGCAGGCGAGATTGAACGTGTTATGGATTCTAACGCGCTTGAGTCTGAACGTGGTATTACCATTCTTGCAAAAAACACTGCAATCAAATGGTTAGACGCACGTACAAACACCGAATACCGCATTAACATTGTGGACACCCCAGGACACGCCGACTTTGGTGGTGAAGTGGAACGTGTAATGTCGATGGTTGACTGTGTATTGCTTCTTGTAGATTCACAAGAAGGTCCAATGCCACAAACTCGTTTCGTAACGCAAAAAGCGTTCGCGCGTGGTTTGAAGCCAATCGTGATTATCAACAAAGTTGACAAGCCAAGCGCGCGTCCAGATTGGGTAATCGATCAAGTATTTGATTTGTTTGACAACCTTGGTGGTACAGACGAACAGTTAGACTTCCCAATCGTTTATGCTTCAGGCTTACGTGGTGTTGCTGGTCCTTCACCAGAAGAATTAGCGGAAGACATGACACCGTTGTTCCAAACGATTGTAGATATTGTTGAACCACCGGCAGTTGATGTTGATGGTCCATTCCAAATGCAGATTTCATCACTTGACTATAACAGTTTCGTTGGTGTTATCGGTGTTGGTCGTATCCAACGTGGTTCAGTGAAATTAAACACACCAGTCACTGTGATTGATAAAGAAGGTAAGACACGTAACGGTCGTATCTTAAAAATCATGGGTTACCACGGTTTAGAGCGTGTTGATGTAGAATCTGCATCAGCAGGTGATATCGTATGTATTACAGGTATTGACGCATTAAACATTTCTGACACGATTTGTGATCCGAAAAATGTAGAAGCTTTACCTGCATTGTCTGTAGACGAACCTACAGTTTCGATGACATTCCAAGTAAACAACTCACCATTCGCTGGTAAAGAAGGTAAGTTTGTTACTTCACGTAACATCCGTGAACGTCTTGATCGCGAATTGATTCACAACGTAGCTTTACGTGTTGAAGATACTGACAGTCCAGACCGTTTCAAAGTTTCTGGTCGTGGTGAACTTCACCTTTCAGTATTGATTGAAAACATGCGTCGCGAAGGCTTCGAAATGGGCGTATCACGTCCACAAGTAATCATCAAAGAAATTGATGGTGAAAGACAAGAGCCGTATGAAAACGTAACTTTTGACGTTGAAGAACAGCACCAAGGTTCTGTAATGGAACAAATGGGTCACCGTAAAGGTGAGATGACCAATATGGAAGTTGATGGCAAAGGCCGTATCCGTATTGAGGCAACTGTACCTTCACGTGGTTTGATTGGTTTCCGTTCTGAATTCTTGACCATGACTTCTGGTACAGGGATCATGACATCAAGCTTCTCTCATTACGGTCCTGTGAAACAGGGTAGCGTAGCGAAGCGTCAAAACGGTGTATTGATTTCTATGGTTCAAGGTACTTGCTTGGGCTATGCACTCTTCACGCTTCAAGACCGTGGTCGTTTATTCGCGAAGCCACAGTTAGAAGTGTACGAAGGGATGATCGTGGGTATTAACTCTCGTTCAGACGATATGGTTGTAAACCCAACTAAAGCAAAACAGTTAACCAACGTTCGTGCGTCTGGTACTGATGATGCTTTAACTTTGACACCTGCAATTGAATACACGCTTGAACAAGCACTTGAATTCATTGAAGATGATGAGTTAGTAGAAGTTACACCAAAATCGATTCGTATTCGTAAGCGTTACTTAACTGAAAACGAACGTAAGCGTAACCGCGATAAATAA
- a CDS encoding peptidylprolyl isomerase, producing MQTAIVRHILVKDKDLAEQLKKRIQSGADFSKVAKQYSTCNSAKRGGELGEVKKGQLVPVIDKLVFSAAERILHGPIKSQFGFHLVEVKFRMDGLR from the coding sequence ATGCAAACTGCGATTGTTCGACATATTCTAGTTAAAGACAAAGACTTGGCTGAGCAGCTAAAAAAACGGATTCAGTCGGGTGCGGATTTCAGCAAGGTTGCCAAGCAATATTCAACCTGTAATTCAGCAAAACGTGGTGGTGAACTCGGTGAAGTGAAAAAAGGTCAGTTGGTCCCTGTGATCGATAAACTGGTTTTCAGCGCAGCAGAGCGTATTTTACATGGTCCGATTAAAAGCCAATTTGGCTTCCATCTGGTCGAAGTCAAATTCCGTATGGATGGTTTGAGATAA
- a CDS encoding DUF488 family protein translates to MQIEIKRIYDPVAVTDGKRILVDRLWPRGISKERAHLDLWLKEIAPSTELRQAFCHKAEHWLSFQQGYYQELSGNPHVNELREMAAQQQLTLIYAAKDPQLNHALVLKNYLLGIAIQA, encoded by the coding sequence ATGCAAATTGAGATTAAACGTATTTATGACCCTGTCGCAGTCACTGATGGAAAGAGGATCTTGGTTGATCGCTTGTGGCCAAGAGGAATTTCCAAAGAGCGTGCGCATTTGGACTTATGGCTCAAGGAGATTGCACCGTCAACAGAATTGCGGCAGGCTTTTTGCCACAAGGCTGAACATTGGCTCAGTTTTCAACAAGGCTATTATCAAGAATTATCTGGAAATCCACATGTCAATGAACTCAGAGAAATGGCAGCGCAACAGCAATTGACGCTGATTTATGCAGCCAAAGATCCTCAACTGAATCATGCTTTAGTTTTGAAGAATTATTTACTTGGCATCGCGATTCAAGCCTAA
- the mscL gene encoding large conductance mechanosensitive channel protein MscL — MSIIKEFKEFAIKGNMMDLAIGVIIGGAFGKIIDSLVKDIVMPVISWILGGDVDYTNWFLILGDNPNNVTTLKAAQDAGLNVFAYGSFLTILINFLLLAWVVFLLVKVMNRIRKQEEAAPEPEATPEDVQLLREIRDELKKQG; from the coding sequence ATGAGTATTATTAAAGAATTTAAAGAATTTGCCATCAAAGGCAATATGATGGATTTAGCGATTGGTGTCATCATTGGTGGTGCTTTCGGTAAAATCATTGATTCATTAGTGAAAGATATCGTGATGCCGGTGATTTCATGGATCTTGGGTGGTGATGTGGATTACACCAACTGGTTCCTTATCCTCGGCGATAACCCGAACAATGTGACGACCCTGAAAGCGGCACAGGATGCAGGACTGAATGTATTTGCTTATGGTAGCTTCTTAACCATTCTGATTAACTTCTTGTTATTGGCATGGGTTGTATTCTTGTTGGTGAAAGTGATGAACCGTATCCGCAAACAAGAAGAGGCTGCGCCTGAGCCTGAAGCAACACCAGAAGATGTTCAATTGTTACGTGAAATTCGTGATGAGTTGAAGAAACAGGGTTAA
- a CDS encoding folate-binding Fe/S cluster repair protein encodes MSQLAFTAFSLNGVDAQKFLQGQVTVHVERVPENESRYTAICDLKGRIHFGLWIKRLGPESFELVTTQDQAEEFAKHIKKFGAFSKMKLEQIGPVFPKVDGIQTEFSSVESDINTWQVQAIQSGQAWISQSTEHLFQPQELRLHQRDGVHFDKGCYLGQEIVARLWFKAKPKHWLHLIQAQGDLPAPATQLNKDVEVVNSVAFEEGYLALVIAKPAALEELDVTVLDLPGALNGDVARPN; translated from the coding sequence ATGAGTCAGCTTGCTTTTACTGCTTTTAGTTTGAATGGTGTAGATGCACAGAAATTTTTACAAGGTCAAGTGACCGTGCATGTAGAGCGCGTACCTGAAAATGAAAGTCGCTATACCGCTATTTGTGACTTAAAAGGACGTATTCATTTTGGTTTATGGATTAAAAGACTTGGCCCAGAGAGCTTTGAGCTTGTAACCACGCAAGACCAAGCCGAAGAATTTGCTAAGCATATTAAAAAGTTTGGCGCCTTTTCTAAAATGAAGTTAGAACAAATCGGTCCTGTTTTTCCTAAGGTAGACGGCATTCAAACCGAATTTTCATCAGTAGAAAGTGATATCAATACTTGGCAAGTTCAGGCCATTCAGTCTGGACAAGCGTGGATTAGTCAAAGCACCGAGCACTTATTTCAACCACAAGAATTACGTTTACATCAACGCGATGGCGTACATTTTGATAAAGGTTGTTATCTCGGTCAGGAAATTGTGGCACGTCTCTGGTTTAAAGCAAAGCCGAAGCATTGGTTGCATTTAATTCAAGCCCAAGGTGATCTACCTGCTCCTGCAACTCAGCTCAATAAAGATGTTGAAGTCGTGAATAGTGTTGCATTTGAAGAAGGCTATTTAGCCTTGGTCATTGCAAAACCCGCTGCTTTAGAAGAGCTCGATGTAACCGTTTTGGATCTACCGGGTGCACTAAATGGTGATGTGGCAAGACCAAACTAA
- a CDS encoding SRPBCC family protein has product MIMTGTVKLHRVLSAPPARVYKAFLDPDALVKWLPPHGFTAKVHHLDPQEGGSYKMSFTNFSTGRSHSFGGTYVELVPNESLRYTDRFDDPNLPGDIQVTIQLKQVLVGTEIHITQEGIPEVIPVEACYLGWQESVYLLGLLVQAEIPDQ; this is encoded by the coding sequence ATAATAATGACGGGTACAGTAAAATTACATCGCGTATTGAGTGCGCCACCTGCTCGGGTTTACAAAGCCTTTTTAGATCCTGATGCCTTGGTAAAATGGCTACCACCGCATGGATTCACTGCAAAAGTTCATCACCTTGATCCTCAAGAGGGTGGCAGCTATAAAATGTCATTTACCAATTTTTCAACTGGACGCTCACACTCTTTTGGTGGAACCTATGTTGAACTGGTTCCCAATGAAAGCTTGCGTTATACCGATCGTTTTGATGATCCAAATCTGCCTGGTGATATTCAAGTGACGATTCAATTAAAGCAAGTATTGGTCGGTACTGAAATCCATATTACCCAAGAAGGGATACCCGAGGTGATTCCGGTCGAAGCTTGCTATTTAGGTTGGCAAGAATCAGTGTATCTGCTTGGCTTATTGGTACAGGCTGAGATTCCAGATCAGTAA
- a CDS encoding YegP family protein → MSGWFEVSQASDGQYRFVLKAGNGEPILNSELYKTKAAALNGIASVQKNSPDDARYERLTSKNEKAYFNLKAANHQVIGTSQLYASEQSRDKGIESVKKNGPSETIKDLTA, encoded by the coding sequence ATGTCAGGATGGTTTGAAGTCAGTCAAGCAAGTGATGGGCAATATCGTTTTGTGTTAAAAGCAGGAAATGGCGAGCCAATTTTAAATAGCGAATTATATAAAACTAAAGCAGCGGCCTTGAATGGGATTGCATCGGTACAAAAAAATAGTCCAGATGATGCTCGTTATGAACGTTTAACGTCTAAAAATGAAAAAGCCTATTTTAATTTAAAAGCTGCCAATCATCAGGTGATTGGTACCAGTCAGTTATATGCCAGTGAGCAGTCTCGAGATAAGGGGATTGAGTCTGTGAAGAAGAATGGCCCATCAGAAACCATTAAAGATCTGACTGCTTAA